A single genomic interval of Oncorhynchus tshawytscha isolate Ot180627B linkage group LG15, Otsh_v2.0, whole genome shotgun sequence harbors:
- the LOC112239906 gene encoding endonuclease domain-containing 1 protein: MMGVLKHLSALLLFSSLHSALSEVVVKFDPKCKEFFLDEKTPNIPGILLDGTAQNHYKPICQLFNNIYRYATLYDTTNRIPVFSAYTFIGTGGDSIKRPAWKIEPQLDEDKDPNMALATPGINYPNQAVKEDYVGAEDTHKVNRGHMFPNEHARDTESKNSTFTLTNCVPQAVTSNAFSWCNMEKSVKKILENNCKDANDKIKAYVVTGAVPSNDHTLKNRVNIPSHLWSAYCCYNRNLDKWMAKAYWSENVAEVCGKKRLKPLALPDLYEKLNVIYPGGEVSVFPQQCSSDFQLRLAGEYLDSDGKDRGRDGYGQEEDDECACPSGKTVKQVDN, translated from the exons ATGATGGGGGTATTGAAgcatctctctgctctcctccttttctcttcccTTCATAGTGCGCTCTCTGAGGTGGTGGTGAAGTTCGATCCAAAGTGCAAGGAGTTCTTCCTGGATGAGAAGACTCCAAATATTCCGGGTATTTTGCTTGATGGGACTGCACAGAACCATTACAAACCGATTTGCCAGTTGTTCAACAACATCTACAGGTATGCAACTCTTTATGACACAACCAACAGGATCCCTGTGTTCTCAGCCTACACCTTCATTGGTACTGGGGGAGACAGCATCAAAAGGCCAGCATGGAAGATAGAACCCCAG CTGGATGAAGACAAAGATCCCAATATGGCACTGGCTACCCCGGGAATCAATTACCCAAATCAGGCTGTCAAAGAAGACTATGTtggggcagaggacacacacaaggTGAACAGAGGTCACATGTTTCCAAATGAGCATGCGCGTGATACAGAAAGCAAGAATTCCACCTTTACCCTAACCAACTGCGTTCCGCAAGCAGTGACCTCAAATGCGTTTAGCTGGTGTAACATGGAGAAAAGTGTCAAAAAGATTCTTGAGAACAACTGTAAGGATGCTAACGACAAGATAAAAGCCTATGTGGTGACCGGAGCGGTGCCCAGTAATGACCACACACTGAAGAACCGAGTGAACATCCCATCTCACCTGTGGTCTGCCTATTGTTGTTACAACAGAAACCTGGATAAGTGGATGGCCAAGGCCTATTGGAGCGAGAATGTAGCAGAGGTATGTGGGAAAAAAAGGTTGAAACCACTTGCGTTGCCAGATCTGTATGAAAAGCTGAACGTAATCTACCCCGGAGGCGAAGTCAGTGTATTTCCCCAGCAGTGTTCAAGTGATTTCCAGCTCAGGTTAGCAGGTGAATATTTAGATTCAGACgggaaggacagaggaagagatggaTATGGGCAAGAAGAGGATGATGAGTGTGCCTGTCCTTCTGGAAAGACTGTGAAACAGGTAGACAACTGA